Sequence from the Prunus persica cultivar Lovell chromosome G5, Prunus_persica_NCBIv2, whole genome shotgun sequence genome:
CTTGTAGAATATCATAGAAtggaaatttctttttcctcctctctttatcttcttttttatttttctagttttggggttggggttACCACTTGTCTTAATGGCTACTATCCTGCTTTCAGGCGGAATTTACCTTCTTGAAATTCATCGTATACTCCGCCCTGGAGGTTTCTGGGTCCTGTCTGGTCCACCTGTCAACTATGAAAACCGCTGGCGTGGATGGAACACAACCATAGAAGAGCAGAAATCAGATTATGACAAGTTGCAAGAACTGCTAACTTCATTGTGCTTCAAATTGTATAACAAAAAGGATGATATCGCTGTTTGGAAGAAATTGTCAGATGATAGTTGCTACAATAAACTTAATGAGCCAGATGTCTATCCTCCGAAGTGTGATGATAGCCTTGAACCAGACTCAGGATGGTACACGCCATTACGCTCTTGTGTTGTCGTTCCTGACCCAAAGCTAAAAAAGTCAGCTTTGAAATCCATCCCTAGATGGCCAGAGCGATTGCATGTTGCACCAGATCGTATTTCCGATGTGCATGGTGGGAGTGCTAGTGCTTTTAAGCATGATGACAGCAAGTGGAGGGTACGATTGAAGCACTACAAGAAGTTGCTCCCAGCAATTGGGACAGATAAGATCAGAAATGTTATGGACATGAACACAGTATATGGAGGTTTTGCTGCGGGGATGATTGATTATCCTTTGTGGGTCATGAATGTGGTCTCTTCCTATGCTGCAAATACACTGCCAGTGGTCTATGATCGGGGCCTTATTGGAACTTACCATGATTGGTAAACTTtacttcattcattttcattgAAGCTTTGATCTGTACGAATAGCCTGCTTTTGATGCACTTTCCATGTGGTCATTATTATGAAATCTACTGGTCTTTTgttgatttatttgttttctcctTTTGCAGGTGTGAAGCTTTTTCTACATATCCCCGAACTTATGATCTTCTACATCTTGATGGCCTCTTTACTGCAGAAAGCCACAGGTAAAAAATGAGCCTCCATGCATCTTTTCTTTAGTGTGGGGCACATCAAATATCTTGAAAGCGGATATTAATTTGGCATATTGAACTAGTTAGTTAATCTTAGAAGTTAGGTTCTCTATGCACCTTTGTGTAATTCGACATGGCGGATAACCTAGGAagtacacacacacagagttATGAATTCAACAGTATAAATGGTTCTAATGATGATAGTGTTTTGGGCAGATGCGAAATGAAATATGTACTCCTAGAGATGGACCGAATCCTGCGCCCCAACGGGTATGCAATAGTTCGAGAATCCAGCTACTTTGTGGATGCTGTTGCGACTATTGCCAAAGGCATGAGATGGGGTTGTCGCAAAGAAGATACTGAGTATGGTATAGGGAAGGAGAAAGTATTGATATGTCAGAAAAAACTCTGGTACTCATCGAATCGGACTTCTAGATGATGAACATAGAAGAAACCCAAACCAAGTTTGATCTCTTGGAGGGCTGGAAATAGGGTTAGAAGCAAGTTCAATACCATTCACAGAGAATTAGTTCACTTCATTCTATAAGAAGCCAAgaatattcaaattttatcATGAAGACTCAGTTACCCAATAAGGTGCTTTCGTTAACATATAGGATTTGCGTatagatatattttttttaaggtgTCAACATGTACTTGGTATAATTTccctttcctctttttctttttccattttttttttcttttcatgccAAGCTGTAATAGAATGATTTGGAAATTTGTTTGTAAGGGGTTTATATGtaccaaaaaatgaaacagcAACGGGTTTAAAAATTAAGACCCTGACAGCTTGTTATTGTTTTAGAATCTTAAATGAACTTTGCATTTGTTTTATGCAGTGACGCGCTGCAATTTTAGTTCTTTGTTATTGGTGCTCATTAGTATATGTTTCTTtgaatacaagcgatagtctaaattacaatgAGAGGGGGCCTTTCCACACACACTACTTTTAGCACATGGTTTGAGATAATCTAATTaactcaatttttattttagatttatCGTGATAAATCATTTTCCATTATGCTTTTATCCCAAATCATTCCTAAAGAATGTTTTAGCCATTACTATTTGAAGAGGTAATACAATGTCATTTCCAAGATTGGtatgtcatctacataaaATACTAGGAATATGACTCAACTCCCACTAATCTTCTTGTAATAGAAGAGATTCATTCATATCTTTGAAAAGACTTAAACTCTTGACTTTCTTGTCAAAGTCAATGTTTCTAACTCGCACTAGCTTACTTAAGTTCATTGATGGACAACTATAGCTTATACACTTTGTGATTTGAACCTTGGGCCATTTCATAAAAGTCGTTTTGTGCATATCTTTGAAAAGACTCAAACTCTTTTCACTTTCTTATCAAAGTCAATGTTTCTAGCTCCCACTAGCTTGCTTAAGTTCATTGATGGACAACTATAGCTTATACACCTTGTGATTTGAACCTTGAGCCATTTCATAAAAGTCGTTTTGTGTTTCCTTTTGTTCAAAACTCACAATTCAAGTATGTAGCTATGGCAAGCAATATCTGAATAGTTACAAGTGAGAAGGTTTCTTCATTGTCAACCATTTTTCACATTATTGTAATCCTCATGATACTACCTTAGCCTCATAGTTTTCTATCTTGCCCTTCAAGCCTATCTTCCTCTTGAAGACCATTTGGAGCCAATAGGTACGATACCTTGTGACGGGTCAACTAGACTCAAAACTTGCTTGGCATGCATAGAAtccaatttggatttttatgGTTTAAGGCCATTTAATATGAGTAGATGCCATACATTTCCTCATGGTAGTTAGAATGATCTCCCCATTTCTAAGATGGTTCTTGGATCCAATTCGAACTACGTGGAGCTTTTCTAGGAACTAAGTTGTCACTTGAATGTTGATTTGTGGTTTCCTATATTAAGCTAGTCCTCTTTCAAGGAATATAGCGTGCGATTCGAGAAACAACAATTGCTTGTCGATTGATAGATGTAATGTCATAAAGTTTCCTTTAGACATTCCACAAATCTATTTTACCCCTTTGATATCTATGACAACCTCAAATATTAACATTATTAAGATTCAGTTTTCATTACAACTACATCTTATGAAGTCTTTGGAAAGTACTAGGTTTGGCAAGTATGTTGCCATTAACCGCGCTTATCCTAATATCAATTTAATCATTATGGAAAGAACCAAAATCATTCAGATTTGATTTCTCGTTAGGAGACTTCCATTATGATGTGATGCCATGTTCCTATATATTTAAGGAACGTTTATCTTctaattttcctttctttgatCAAATACTATTGACATTATGCTTCTCTTTTATACATTCTTGAATACTTTAAAACTATTTCAAAGAATTCAAACTTGTGTTTTATGAGATACAAATAGTCCAACCAAGAGTGATCATAGGTGAATGCTATAAAATGAGAGAAGCCTTTTGAGGTGTTACCCTTTTAGTAGGGTAAACCCTCTCTTAGACCTTTTGGTTCTTTAAGGCATCATTGTTTCTAAACAGCCATTCTATCATTCAtttcttaaaagaaaagaggccACTATCGGATTGTAGCAATCCAATTACTTgttaatgaagaacaatgtaattttgtcaaacaaaacaactgtATAGTGCCCTCAAAGACAAACAACATAGCCACAAGACATCTATGATGTCTTATGTCTAAGGATTGGTTTGAGccttttagttttagtttggCATGTGAGTAAAGACTCCCATTCTAGAACTCATGCATTTGATCGCGTTGCGTGTACTTGTTCTCCTGCAAGCACTTACACACATATCTTGGTGTCGACACACTTAATGACTTGAGACCGCATCATTCTCTACATATAGAGAAGATACTGTGTGTACTGGTCTTGGCAGAATATCAATGCCCAATTGATACTTCTATGACCAGGAACATATTTAGAATTAGGGATTATGATAAGTCTAAATGTATGTAATCTCATTACATAGTTCTCATATCTACTTATATATTCTTAAGACTATAGTTGTTTTACTGTTATGATAATAGACCTATTATCGTGGTTGAAAACAACTAGTCTTGCCCTTGAATAACTTAATAAGTTATTATAAAAGATGTCATTACTATGAATTATCACATAATTAGTTGATTTTAAGGGCATACTACTAACAACCTTTGCAAGACTTAAAACCTTGAGGAGAAAGATGAGCTAAATGGTGAATATATAGAACACATGGGAGAACCCTAGGgttctcattctctctccaAAATTTCGGCACAGGGCGGGGTGGGCCTTCTCTTGGGCCTCTTGGTCCAACTTATCCCACTTTAAGACCCATGGGCCTTTAGTTTCTCAAACCATTTTAAGACCCATTCTATTTCaacctaattaattaactctttaattaattttctctctaataaattaatataattaattgcCTTCACCATTGATCTTGTTATCTTTCATTATTTATCCAAATTATAAGCTTATGGGTGTGTGATCCATTGAGTTCTAATTAGTGAGGTCGTGGGTGATTATGAACTCTTTATTTTATCGATTGTGAATTACAACTCCTTTTTTAATTCTCCCTTTATGAGGACCCATTTAAGGAATATCCTCAGGGCTTGCACAAACTGTGAGTGACGTTTAGCAACATATCACAGTTACTCGAGCTAATCTATAATATATTAGGATCAGGGTCGACCTTGACTTTTGGGTGGCCCTAGG
This genomic interval carries:
- the LOC18776169 gene encoding probable methyltransferase PMT21, with the translated sequence MKHKDGKPGPQGTRVFPMAILFVVLCGFSFYLGGIFCSERNRIEPSDVKDVTKAVRSSKESLVAPLQIKTVSFAECSSDYQDYTPCTDPRRWKKYGVHRLTFMERHCPPVFERKECLVPPPDGYKLPIRWPNSRDECWYRNVPYDWINKQKSNQNWLRKEGEKFLFPGGGTMFPRGVSAYVYLMQDLIPEMKDGTVRTAIDTGCGVASWGGDLLDRGILTVSLAPRDNHEAQVQFALERGIPAILGIISTQRLPFPSNSFDMAHCSRCLIPWTEFGGIYLLEIHRILRPGGFWVLSGPPVNYENRWRGWNTTIEEQKSDYDKLQELLTSLCFKLYNKKDDIAVWKKLSDDSCYNKLNEPDVYPPKCDDSLEPDSGWYTPLRSCVVVPDPKLKKSALKSIPRWPERLHVAPDRISDVHGGSASAFKHDDSKWRVRLKHYKKLLPAIGTDKIRNVMDMNTVYGGFAAGMIDYPLWVMNVVSSYAANTLPVVYDRGLIGTYHDWCEAFSTYPRTYDLLHLDGLFTAESHRCEMKYVLLEMDRILRPNGYAIVRESSYFVDAVATIAKGMRWGCRKEDTEYGIGKEKVLICQKKLWYSSNRTSR